One Hordeum vulgare subsp. vulgare chromosome 4H, MorexV3_pseudomolecules_assembly, whole genome shotgun sequence DNA window includes the following coding sequences:
- the LOC123448418 gene encoding transcription factor BHLH062-like isoform X1 — protein MVADAESSDSMAGSSRSAAEKHVDRCLDKRAQEKAPKKNHKAEREKLKRDQLNDLFVELSSMLDHDRQNSGKATVLGDAARVLRDLITQVESLRKEQSTLLTECQYVGSEKTELQDENTTLKAQIIELQNELGARIRKNNLNLSSLGVSHPIGSSCTANLATHPTRHDIWSNTSNVSTMRMVPPTNTLPPVQNQQHHSVVSGQVASRPQELQLFPGTTASSDRECSGYRSNPATSSSLADSLPGQLRLSLPPTSQEESSSSGASGNSPSVN, from the exons ATGGTGGCTGATGCGGAGAGCTCAGATTCAATGGCTGGCAGCTCAAGGTCTGCTGCCGAAAAGCACGTTGACAG GTGTCTTGACAAAAGAGCCCAGGAAAAGGCTCCAAAGAAAAATCATAAAGCTGAGCGAGAGAAACTTAAGCGTGATCAGTTGAATGACCTTTTTGTTGAGCTCAGCAGTATGCTAG ATCATGATCGACAAAATAGTGGAAAAGCTACAGTATTGGGTGATGCTGCGCGAGTACTACGAGATTTAATTACTCAAGTTGAATCTCTTAGAAAGGAGCAATCTACCCTTCTAACTGAGTGCCAATAT GTCGGTTCAGAGAAGACCGAGCTGCAAGATGAGAATACTACACTCAAAGCCCAGATAATAGAACTGCAGAACGAGCTTGGTGCAAGGATCAGAAAAAATAACCTGAATTTAAGCAGCCTTGGGGTGTCACATCCAATAGGGAGCAGCTGCACTGCTAATTTAGCAACTCACCCAACGCGGCATGATATATGGAGCAATACTTCTAATGTAAGCACCATGCGCATGGTGCCCCCAACAAACACACTACCTCCAGTGCAGAATCAGCAGCATCACTCTGTTGTTTCTGGTCAGGTTGCATCACGGCCTCAGGAGCTCCAGCTCTTCCCGGGGACAACAGCATCCTCGGACCGAGAATGTTCCGGATATAGAAGCAACCCAGCTACTTCTTCGAGCCTTGCGGATTCCTTGCCTGGACAGCTTCGCCTCAGCCTTCCACCAACATCACAAGAAGAAAGCAGCAGCAGCGGTGCATCCGGAAATTCTCCCTCTGTCAACTAA
- the LOC123448418 gene encoding transcription factor BHLH062-like isoform X2, whose amino-acid sequence MVADAESSDSMAGSSRSAAEKHVDRCLDKRAQEKAPKKNHKAEREKLKRDQLNDLFVELSSMLDHDRQNSGKATVLGDAARVLRDLITQVESLRKEQSTLLTECQYVGSEKTELQDENTTLKAQIIELQNELGARIRKNNLNLSSLGVSHPIGSSCTANLATHPTRHDIWSNTSNVASRPQELQLFPGTTASSDRECSGYRSNPATSSSLADSLPGQLRLSLPPTSQEESSSSGASGNSPSVN is encoded by the exons ATGGTGGCTGATGCGGAGAGCTCAGATTCAATGGCTGGCAGCTCAAGGTCTGCTGCCGAAAAGCACGTTGACAG GTGTCTTGACAAAAGAGCCCAGGAAAAGGCTCCAAAGAAAAATCATAAAGCTGAGCGAGAGAAACTTAAGCGTGATCAGTTGAATGACCTTTTTGTTGAGCTCAGCAGTATGCTAG ATCATGATCGACAAAATAGTGGAAAAGCTACAGTATTGGGTGATGCTGCGCGAGTACTACGAGATTTAATTACTCAAGTTGAATCTCTTAGAAAGGAGCAATCTACCCTTCTAACTGAGTGCCAATAT GTCGGTTCAGAGAAGACCGAGCTGCAAGATGAGAATACTACACTCAAAGCCCAGATAATAGAACTGCAGAACGAGCTTGGTGCAAGGATCAGAAAAAATAACCTGAATTTAAGCAGCCTTGGGGTGTCACATCCAATAGGGAGCAGCTGCACTGCTAATTTAGCAACTCACCCAACGCGGCATGATATATGGAGCAATACTTCTAAT GTTGCATCACGGCCTCAGGAGCTCCAGCTCTTCCCGGGGACAACAGCATCCTCGGACCGAGAATGTTCCGGATATAGAAGCAACCCAGCTACTTCTTCGAGCCTTGCGGATTCCTTGCCTGGACAGCTTCGCCTCAGCCTTCCACCAACATCACAAGAAGAAAGCAGCAGCAGCGGTGCATCCGGAAATTCTCCCTCTGTCAACTAA